Proteins from a single region of Hymenobacter aquaticus:
- a CDS encoding AraC family transcriptional regulator has protein sequence MKAHFHKVPVSTQSSFSIRHDRKPNFGTTWHYHPELELHYVIRGEGVRLIGDNISNFSSGEIILLGANLPHTWRCNEEYFQYNPELEVEAIVIQFLPECLGRYLLGLPEAYLIPKLFEKAKSGLIIDGEAKARLAPLMHAAVQATDLDRIIIFLSILKIISETSEIQTIAAEHHAFKQSNESDAQRINKVCNYTLSNYKKEITLDEIASISNLSVTSFCRYFKLITKKTYYDFLIEIRISQACRLLIEDKMPTEVICFECGFNNVSNFYRHFKKITKMTPLEYKRKYLHSYRELAAA, from the coding sequence ATGAAAGCGCACTTCCACAAAGTCCCGGTCAGCACCCAGAGCTCCTTCAGCATCCGCCACGACCGGAAGCCCAACTTCGGCACCACCTGGCACTACCACCCCGAGCTGGAGCTGCACTACGTTATCCGGGGCGAGGGCGTGCGCCTGATCGGCGACAACATCAGCAACTTCTCCTCCGGCGAGATTATTCTGCTCGGGGCCAACCTGCCCCACACCTGGCGCTGCAACGAGGAGTATTTCCAGTATAACCCCGAGCTGGAAGTTGAGGCCATCGTCATTCAGTTTCTGCCCGAGTGCCTGGGCCGCTACCTGCTGGGCTTGCCCGAGGCCTACCTCATCCCGAAGCTGTTCGAGAAAGCCAAGAGCGGCCTGATTATCGACGGGGAGGCCAAGGCCCGCCTGGCCCCACTAATGCACGCGGCCGTGCAGGCCACCGACCTGGACCGCATCATCATCTTTCTGTCGATTCTGAAAATCATTTCCGAAACGTCGGAAATCCAGACCATTGCCGCCGAGCACCACGCCTTCAAGCAGAGCAACGAGTCGGATGCCCAGCGCATCAACAAGGTGTGCAACTACACGCTGTCGAACTACAAAAAGGAAATTACCCTCGACGAAATTGCTTCGATCAGTAATTTAAGCGTGACGTCTTTCTGCCGGTATTTCAAGCTGATAACCAAGAAAACGTACTACGACTTCCTCATCGAAATCCGCATCAGCCAGGCCTGCCGCCTGCTCATCGAGGACAAGATGCCCACCGAGGTTATCTGCTTCGAGTGCGGCTTCAACAACGTGTCGAACTTCTACCGGCACTTCAAGAAAATCACGAAGATGACCCCGCTGGAATACAAGCGCAAGTACCTGCACAGCTACCGGGAGCTGGCCGCAGCCTAA
- a CDS encoding fucose isomerase — protein MAPVTPQEIVLVASGDLRLAANQNCWAAQQAMEAQLSAALARQGYSVRRAHPYDPAKQHGFIDSQKMGMDVFRGIDPHQPLIVAESVWQYSHHVLAGLTTHQGPILTVANWSGQWPGLVGMLNLNGCLTKAGVTYSTLWSEDFTDEFFEAGLRQWLREGHVAQDASHVKSFAAATIPSADEQTGRAFARRLRQHKAIMGVFDEGCMGMYNAIVPDELLHPTGVFKERLSQATLYASMRTVTDADAQQVLDWLLAKGLKFSWGTDEATQLTRAQTLEQCKMYIAAVRLAAEFGCDTIGIQYQQGLKDLTVASDLVEGLLNNADRPPVYSAAGQELYAGKALPHFNEVDECAGLDALLTYRLWEELGLPGETTLHDLRWGELYDTGEGEEFVWLFLISGAAPPAHFVGGYQGASSERQPPMYFRLGGGSLKGVSRPGSIVWSRVYVMDGKLHCDLGVGEAVALPAAETERRWQATTPEWPIMHAVLRGVNRNQMMARHKANHIQVVYAPYEAKAHQACRIKAAALAELGVEVHFCGDVIGTTPAAAKAKHQLLSLPG, from the coding sequence GTGGCTCCCGTTACCCCCCAAGAAATAGTGTTAGTGGCCAGCGGCGACCTGCGCCTGGCCGCCAATCAGAATTGCTGGGCCGCCCAGCAGGCCATGGAAGCCCAGCTGAGCGCCGCCCTGGCCCGCCAGGGCTACAGCGTGCGGCGCGCCCACCCCTACGACCCCGCCAAGCAGCACGGCTTCATCGACTCCCAGAAGATGGGCATGGACGTGTTTCGCGGCATCGACCCGCACCAGCCGCTCATCGTGGCCGAAAGCGTGTGGCAGTACTCGCACCACGTGCTGGCCGGCCTCACCACCCACCAGGGGCCTATTCTGACGGTGGCCAACTGGAGCGGGCAGTGGCCCGGGCTGGTAGGCATGCTCAACCTGAACGGCTGCCTGACCAAGGCCGGCGTGACCTACAGCACCCTCTGGAGCGAGGATTTCACCGACGAGTTTTTCGAAGCCGGCCTGCGCCAGTGGCTGCGCGAGGGCCACGTCGCCCAGGATGCCAGCCACGTGAAAAGCTTCGCGGCGGCCACCATTCCCAGCGCCGACGAGCAAACCGGCCGCGCCTTTGCCCGCCGCCTGCGCCAGCACAAGGCCATCATGGGCGTGTTCGACGAAGGCTGCATGGGCATGTACAACGCCATTGTGCCCGACGAGCTGCTGCACCCCACCGGCGTGTTCAAGGAGCGCCTGAGCCAGGCCACGCTCTACGCCAGCATGCGCACCGTAACCGACGCCGACGCCCAACAGGTGCTCGACTGGCTGCTGGCCAAGGGCCTGAAGTTTAGCTGGGGCACCGACGAGGCCACCCAGCTCACCCGGGCCCAGACCCTGGAGCAGTGCAAGATGTACATTGCCGCCGTGCGCCTGGCTGCCGAGTTTGGCTGCGACACCATCGGCATCCAGTACCAGCAGGGCCTCAAGGATTTGACCGTGGCCAGTGACCTGGTCGAAGGCCTGCTCAACAACGCCGACCGGCCCCCGGTGTACTCCGCCGCCGGCCAGGAGCTGTACGCCGGCAAGGCGCTGCCCCACTTCAACGAGGTCGACGAATGCGCCGGCCTCGACGCCCTGCTGACTTACCGCCTGTGGGAAGAGCTGGGCCTGCCCGGCGAAACCACCCTGCACGACCTGCGCTGGGGCGAGCTGTATGATACCGGCGAAGGGGAGGAGTTCGTGTGGCTGTTCCTGATTTCGGGTGCGGCCCCGCCGGCCCACTTCGTGGGAGGCTACCAGGGCGCCAGCAGTGAGCGGCAGCCGCCGATGTACTTCCGCCTCGGCGGGGGCAGCCTCAAGGGCGTAAGCCGGCCGGGCTCCATCGTCTGGAGCCGGGTGTACGTGATGGACGGCAAGCTGCACTGCGACCTGGGCGTGGGCGAGGCCGTGGCGCTGCCCGCCGCCGAAACCGAGCGGCGCTGGCAGGCTACCACCCCCGAATGGCCCATTATGCACGCCGTGCTGCGCGGCGTAAACCGCAACCAGATGATGGCCCGCCACAAAGCCAACCACATTCAGGTGGTGTACGCGCCCTACGAGGCCAAAGCCCACCAGGCCTGCCGCATCAAGGCCGCGGCCCTGGCCGAGCTGGGCGTGGAAGTGCACTTCTGCGGCGACGTTATCGGCACTACGCCCGCGGCGGCCAAGGCCAAGCACCAGCTGCTGTCCTTGCCGGGCTAA
- a CDS encoding pectate lyase family protein: protein MKHRLAFCSLVFLAAASVRPAWAQYPTIPPEVEAKAEAALNEAKQRSEAAWQKALPIVEREAKAGKPYVPWAAQPSDLPQAKIPAFAGAEGGGAYSFGGRGGKVYVVTSLADSGPGTLREACEQGGARIVVFNVAGIIRLQSPIIIRAPYLTLAGQTAPGDGVCVAGESVWINTHDVVIRFLRFRRGATEVGRRDDALGGNPVGNILIDHVSASWGLDENMSMYRHVYHNPETGKDDKLPTVNVTIQNSIFSEGLDTYNHAFGSTIGGLNSTFMRNLWANNIARNPSVGMYGDFGFANNVVFNWWNRSADGGDNRSVYNFVNNYYKPGPITPLDKPISFRILKPEASRDKQLGAVYGKAYVAGNVMEGNDKITKDNWAGGVQLEDVAEPEKVLAGIRLTEPLPMPGVTVVPAPEAYQYVLAHVGATLPRRDAVDARIVEEVRTGKIVYAKDAQPAAKSPYIKRRLPADSFKQGIITDPAQVGGYPVYKGTPYKDADQDGMPDDWKKKHGLNPKNAADASQDRDQDGYTNIEEYLDSVVNLQAVRPGSGKSKS from the coding sequence ATGAAACACCGTTTGGCTTTCTGCTCTCTGGTTTTCCTTGCCGCCGCTTCGGTCCGGCCGGCGTGGGCGCAGTACCCCACCATTCCGCCCGAGGTGGAAGCCAAGGCCGAAGCGGCCCTGAACGAGGCCAAGCAACGCTCGGAAGCGGCCTGGCAAAAGGCCCTGCCAATCGTTGAGCGCGAAGCCAAAGCCGGCAAACCCTACGTGCCCTGGGCCGCTCAGCCTTCTGATCTGCCCCAGGCCAAAATTCCGGCCTTCGCCGGGGCCGAGGGCGGTGGGGCCTACTCCTTCGGGGGCCGGGGCGGCAAAGTGTACGTGGTGACCAGCCTGGCCGACAGCGGGCCGGGCACGCTGCGCGAGGCCTGTGAGCAGGGCGGGGCCCGCATCGTGGTCTTCAACGTGGCCGGCATCATCCGCTTGCAAAGCCCAATTATCATTCGCGCGCCTTACCTCACGCTGGCCGGCCAGACCGCGCCCGGCGACGGGGTCTGCGTGGCCGGCGAGTCGGTCTGGATCAACACCCACGACGTGGTAATTCGCTTTCTGCGCTTTCGGCGCGGGGCTACCGAGGTGGGCCGCCGCGACGACGCGCTGGGCGGCAACCCGGTGGGCAACATCCTGATTGACCACGTCTCGGCTTCCTGGGGCCTGGACGAGAACATGTCGATGTACCGCCATGTGTACCACAACCCCGAAACGGGCAAGGACGACAAGCTGCCCACGGTGAACGTGACGATTCAGAACAGCATCTTCTCGGAGGGACTCGACACCTACAACCACGCCTTTGGCAGCACCATCGGGGGGCTGAACAGCACGTTTATGCGCAACTTGTGGGCCAACAACATTGCCCGTAACCCCTCGGTGGGCATGTACGGCGACTTTGGCTTTGCCAACAACGTGGTGTTCAACTGGTGGAACCGCTCGGCCGACGGCGGCGACAACCGCTCGGTCTACAACTTCGTGAACAACTACTACAAGCCCGGCCCGATTACCCCCCTCGACAAGCCCATCAGCTTCCGCATCCTCAAGCCCGAGGCCAGCCGCGACAAACAGCTGGGGGCGGTGTACGGCAAGGCCTACGTGGCCGGCAACGTCATGGAAGGCAACGACAAGATTACCAAGGACAACTGGGCCGGCGGCGTGCAGCTCGAAGACGTGGCCGAGCCGGAGAAAGTGCTGGCCGGCATTCGCCTGACGGAGCCCCTGCCCATGCCGGGCGTGACGGTAGTGCCCGCCCCGGAAGCCTACCAGTACGTGCTGGCCCACGTGGGCGCCACGCTGCCCCGGCGCGACGCCGTGGACGCGCGCATCGTGGAGGAAGTGCGGACCGGCAAAATCGTGTACGCCAAAGACGCCCAGCCCGCGGCCAAAAGCCCCTACATCAAGCGCCGCCTGCCCGCGGATTCGTTTAAGCAAGGCATCATCACCGACCCGGCCCAGGTGGGTGGGTACCCCGTGTACAAGGGCACGCCTTATAAAGATGCCGACCAGGACGGCATGCCCGACGACTGGAAGAAAAAGCACGGCCTCAACCCCAAAAATGCCGCCGACGCCAGCCAGGACCGGGACCAGGACGGCTACACCAACATCGAGGAATACCTCGACAGCGTCGTAAACCTGCAAGCCGTGCGCCCCGGCTCGGGCAAAAGCAAGTCGTAA
- a CDS encoding glycoside hydrolase family 140 protein — protein sequence MPFKPRNFLALFLPLSLLAAAPAAAPTDALRVSDNGRYLQTAAGKPFFWLGDTGWLLFNKLRREEAETYLEDRRRKGFNVIQVMVLHQVPAVNVYGDSALVRADVARPLVTKGSAPTDAAQYDFWDHVDYIVDLAAKKGLYMGLVPVWGTNVKGGEVNQQQAKAYATFLAERYKNRPNIIWLNGGDIAGSDSLKVWNVIGSTLKAVDPNHLVTYHPRGRTQSSDWFHNAKWLDFNMYQSGHRRYAQDTSRNEKKHYGEDNWRYQLVDNQLKPTKPSIDGEPSYEGIPQGLHDITQPRWTDADVRRYGYWSVFAGAFGYTYGQNSVMQMHSAFDKGSAYGSSELWSSALKAPGAAQMQYLKQLMLSRPFFERVPDQSLIAGGGGEKYERLFGTRGKNYAFVYTYTGRNIKVNLGKISGSKVKAAWYSPRDGKTTAIGTFPNKGTQEFNAPGEPKPGNDWVLVLDGV from the coding sequence ATGCCTTTTAAGCCCCGAAATTTCCTCGCGCTGTTTTTACCACTTAGCCTGCTGGCCGCCGCCCCGGCGGCCGCGCCCACTGACGCGCTGCGGGTGTCCGACAACGGCCGCTACCTGCAAACCGCCGCCGGCAAGCCCTTTTTCTGGCTCGGCGACACCGGCTGGCTGCTCTTCAACAAGCTCAGGCGCGAAGAAGCCGAAACCTACCTCGAAGACCGCCGCCGCAAGGGCTTCAACGTCATTCAGGTGATGGTGCTGCACCAGGTGCCGGCCGTGAACGTGTACGGCGACTCGGCCCTGGTGCGCGCCGACGTGGCTCGGCCGCTCGTCACCAAAGGCAGCGCGCCCACCGATGCGGCCCAGTACGACTTCTGGGACCATGTCGACTACATCGTGGACCTGGCGGCCAAAAAGGGGCTGTACATGGGCCTGGTGCCGGTGTGGGGTACCAACGTGAAGGGCGGCGAAGTCAATCAGCAGCAGGCCAAAGCCTACGCCACTTTCCTGGCCGAGCGGTATAAGAATCGGCCCAATATCATCTGGCTGAACGGCGGCGACATTGCCGGCTCCGACTCGCTGAAAGTCTGGAACGTCATCGGCAGCACGCTGAAAGCCGTCGACCCGAACCACCTGGTGACCTACCACCCGCGCGGCCGCACGCAGTCGTCGGACTGGTTTCACAACGCCAAGTGGCTGGACTTTAATATGTATCAGTCGGGGCACCGGCGCTACGCGCAGGACACCTCGCGCAACGAAAAGAAGCACTACGGCGAGGACAACTGGCGCTACCAGCTGGTCGACAACCAGTTGAAACCGACGAAGCCGAGCATCGACGGGGAGCCGTCGTACGAGGGCATTCCGCAGGGTTTGCACGACATCACCCAACCCCGCTGGACTGATGCTGACGTGCGCCGCTACGGCTACTGGTCGGTATTCGCGGGCGCCTTCGGCTACACCTACGGGCAGAACTCGGTGATGCAGATGCACAGCGCCTTCGACAAGGGCAGCGCCTACGGCTCCTCGGAGCTGTGGTCGTCGGCCCTGAAAGCCCCAGGCGCGGCGCAGATGCAGTATCTGAAGCAATTGATGTTGTCGCGGCCCTTCTTCGAGCGGGTGCCGGATCAGTCGCTGATTGCCGGCGGAGGAGGGGAGAAGTACGAGCGGCTGTTTGGTACCCGAGGCAAGAATTACGCCTTCGTGTACACTTACACCGGCCGCAACATCAAGGTGAACCTGGGCAAAATCAGTGGCTCGAAAGTCAAGGCCGCCTGGTACAGCCCGCGCGACGGGAAAACCACCGCCATCGGCACCTTTCCGAACAAGGGCACCCAGGAGTTCAACGCGCCCGGCGAGCCGAAACCCGGCAACGACTGGGTGCTGGTGCTGGATGGGGTGTAA
- a CDS encoding glycoside hydrolase family 43 protein, with amino-acid sequence MLKTKAVRFLTPLLGAVLLTACSPDAYMFTSFHEPANEGLRLLYSYDGYKWQDLNRIFLKPEVGPSKVMRDPSIARGPDGTYHLVWTCGWKGDTGFGYASSKDLVHWSPQRFIDVMGHEPTTVNVWAPEIFYDAPTRQYLIVWASTIPFRFAKGIEDEDNNHRLYYTTTRDFRTFAPAKLFLDPGWSAIDAVVVPRGPQDYVLVVKDNTRPMRNIKAAFGPSALGPFPSVSEPFTGNFTEGPSVLALPDKQWLIYYDAYKEKRFGVMKTADFKTFTDVSNQTSVPPGHKHGTVFMAPRKTLKYLLRSAPAAPAATTTTSGNQ; translated from the coding sequence ATGCTCAAAACCAAAGCCGTCCGCTTCCTAACCCCGCTGCTTGGCGCGGTCCTGCTCACGGCCTGCTCGCCGGACGCGTACATGTTTACGTCCTTTCACGAGCCGGCCAATGAAGGCCTGCGCCTGCTCTACAGCTACGACGGCTATAAGTGGCAGGATCTGAACCGCATTTTTCTGAAGCCGGAAGTTGGCCCCAGCAAGGTTATGCGCGACCCGAGCATCGCGCGCGGGCCCGACGGCACCTACCACCTGGTCTGGACCTGCGGCTGGAAGGGCGACACGGGCTTCGGCTACGCTTCCTCGAAAGACCTGGTGCACTGGTCACCGCAGCGCTTCATCGACGTGATGGGCCACGAGCCCACGACCGTGAACGTGTGGGCCCCGGAAATCTTCTACGACGCGCCCACCCGGCAATACCTTATCGTGTGGGCCTCGACGATTCCGTTCCGCTTCGCGAAAGGCATCGAGGACGAGGACAACAACCACCGGCTCTACTACACCACAACCCGGGACTTCCGGACGTTTGCGCCCGCCAAGCTGTTCCTGGACCCGGGCTGGAGCGCCATCGACGCGGTGGTGGTGCCGCGCGGACCGCAGGATTACGTGCTGGTGGTGAAGGATAATACCCGGCCCATGCGCAACATCAAGGCGGCCTTTGGCCCGTCGGCGCTGGGGCCGTTTCCCAGCGTGTCGGAGCCATTCACAGGTAACTTCACCGAAGGGCCGAGCGTGCTGGCCCTGCCGGATAAGCAGTGGCTGATCTACTACGACGCCTACAAAGAAAAGCGCTTCGGCGTGATGAAAACGGCCGATTTCAAGACGTTCACCGACGTTTCTAACCAGACCAGCGTGCCACCGGGGCACAAGCACGGTACCGTGTTCATGGCGCCGCGCAAGACTTTGAAGTACCTGTTGCGCAGCGCCCCGGCGGCTCCTGCGGCAACGACCACCACGAGCGGAAATCAATGA
- a CDS encoding exo-alpha-sialidase: protein MLALGSLAAQAQTTPETIRYTGTTLSNVDYHHGQLRPAIGTHCRQVLRANREQPSAANGEGWTYNHAPMLAYWQGQFYYQYLSNPVGEHVPPGRTLLLTSKDGYTWTNPTVIFPPYKVPDGFTKPDQPGKVARNLEAVMHQRVGFYTSKKNRLLTLGYYGVALDAKDDPNDGQGIGRVVREVLPGGKFGPIYFLRHNKTWDQSKSAYPFYTKSKDKGFVAACEEILANPLMMQQMVEEQDRDDQLIPLRKEYKAFSYYHLPDGRVVGLWKHALTTISPDGGKTWPNPVIRAPHFVNSNAKIWGQRTSDGQYATVYNPSEFRWPLAVSTSQNGLDYTDLWLVHGEITPMRYGGNYKSYGPQYVRGIQEGDGVPPDKKMWVSYSVNKEDLWIASVPVPIRATATSHANEVFAQMPVGQELDQWNTYSLVQAPVEIGPLPDGSKGLVFKDSDRFDYGKAERVIPESKQLTAELSVVPAQNDHGLLQIEFQDAKGQPAVQLSFDSTGTLSYKAGARFKGVTKYQAGQQLDLKVTLDAPNRTCTVSVNGGKTSTFIFYAPVASFERVMLRTGPARHFPTPDTPADQAYDLPKAGESEKLAVFYVKSLRTSGAAVN, encoded by the coding sequence TTGCTTGCCCTCGGCAGCCTCGCCGCCCAGGCCCAGACCACGCCCGAAACCATCCGCTACACCGGCACTACCCTCAGCAACGTGGACTACCACCACGGCCAGCTGCGCCCCGCCATCGGGACGCACTGCCGGCAGGTGCTGCGGGCGAATCGGGAGCAGCCCAGCGCCGCCAACGGGGAGGGGTGGACCTACAACCACGCGCCGATGCTGGCCTACTGGCAGGGGCAGTTCTACTACCAGTACCTGAGCAACCCGGTGGGCGAGCATGTGCCGCCCGGCCGCACCCTGCTGCTGACGAGCAAGGACGGCTACACCTGGACCAACCCGACGGTCATTTTCCCGCCCTACAAGGTGCCCGACGGCTTCACCAAGCCCGACCAGCCCGGCAAAGTGGCCCGGAACCTGGAGGCCGTGATGCACCAGCGCGTGGGCTTCTACACCTCCAAGAAAAACCGCCTGCTGACCCTGGGCTACTACGGCGTGGCCCTCGACGCCAAGGATGACCCGAACGACGGGCAGGGCATCGGCCGGGTGGTGCGCGAGGTGCTGCCGGGCGGCAAGTTCGGGCCGATCTACTTCCTGCGCCACAACAAAACCTGGGACCAGTCGAAATCGGCCTACCCCTTCTACACGAAGAGCAAGGACAAAGGCTTCGTGGCCGCCTGCGAGGAAATACTCGCGAATCCGCTGATGATGCAGCAGATGGTGGAGGAGCAGGACCGCGACGACCAGCTCATTCCGCTGCGCAAGGAGTACAAGGCCTTCAGCTACTACCACCTGCCCGATGGCCGCGTGGTGGGCCTCTGGAAGCACGCGCTGACTACCATCAGCCCCGACGGCGGTAAAACCTGGCCCAACCCGGTCATTCGCGCCCCGCACTTCGTGAACAGCAACGCCAAAATCTGGGGCCAGCGCACCTCGGATGGGCAGTACGCCACGGTGTACAACCCCTCGGAGTTCCGCTGGCCGCTGGCCGTTTCCACGTCGCAGAACGGCCTCGACTACACCGACCTCTGGCTGGTGCACGGCGAAATCACGCCCATGCGCTACGGCGGCAACTACAAAAGCTACGGCCCGCAGTACGTGCGCGGCATTCAGGAAGGCGACGGGGTGCCGCCCGACAAGAAAATGTGGGTGAGCTACAGCGTGAACAAGGAAGACCTCTGGATTGCCTCGGTGCCGGTGCCCATCCGCGCCACCGCCACGAGCCACGCCAACGAGGTTTTCGCGCAAATGCCAGTAGGGCAGGAGCTGGACCAGTGGAACACCTACAGCCTGGTGCAGGCCCCGGTGGAAATCGGCCCGCTGCCCGACGGCTCCAAGGGCCTCGTGTTCAAGGATTCGGACCGCTTCGACTACGGCAAGGCCGAGCGCGTCATCCCGGAAAGCAAGCAGCTGACGGCCGAGCTGTCGGTGGTGCCCGCCCAGAACGACCACGGCCTGCTGCAAATCGAGTTTCAGGACGCCAAGGGCCAGCCCGCCGTGCAGCTCAGCTTCGACTCCACCGGCACGCTCAGCTACAAGGCCGGGGCCCGCTTCAAGGGCGTGACCAAGTACCAGGCCGGCCAGCAGCTGGATCTGAAAGTGACCCTGGACGCGCCCAACCGCACCTGCACGGTATCGGTGAACGGCGGCAAGACCAGCACCTTCATCTTCTACGCTCCAGTAGCCTCCTTCGAGCGGGTGATGCTGCGCACCGGCCCCGCCCGCCACTTCCCCACGCCCGATACGCCCGCCGATCAGGCCTACGATTTGCCCAAAGCGGGCGAGTCGGAGAAGCTGGCGGTGTTTTATGTGAAGTCGTTGAGGACCTCGGGGGCGGCGGTGAATTGA